The DNA window CCGCCCACTGGGTCTCCTCATTCCAAAGGTAAAACCCTATACAGTAgatcactaacacacacacacacacacacacaaacacagacacacacacatggaaacagatACAGACATGCAGATGCAATTTTTATGGCTTGTGTGACACGTTTGTCttctgtaaataataaataaggaCACATGCAGTCTGGTTTATCATGTAGTTTTACACACATTGATCTAGTAAATCGTTGTTTAATTTAAGAGGAAGCTGTTCTAATGAGATGATGCATCCAACCTGTCAAGGACCACAGCGTTTTTGGCGTTTTAGCTAACAAGTAGTATTTCTGGGACAACGTGGAGTCCCTGCAGCATTTAGTACTTGTTTTATCAGTCaggaatattaaatatttatatagacaaagtcaaagtcaaagtcagACATTGTGCAGTCACCTTGCTCCTCTTGTGTCCTGCCCCATTGATCTGCTTAGTCAGGGATTCATCACCTTGTGTGCTGCAAGGTGCTGTAACGCACACTCCAGATGTGCATTCACTGGTTTACTGGAACAGCGTTAATATTCATAAGACTAATAAACAATTTAATGGTCTTGTAGCTGCAAGAGGAATCTAAAAGTTGAGCATTGTACCTGAAGGTAGCAAGGTCAGGCCTTGAATGGTTAATAATTAATGAAGATTAATGGTCGGaattgaattaatttccaattgtGTGACCCTGAGGGATGACCCCTGGAGATCCTGTGGCCACAACATCTCTGCCAACGtgcatatatgtatattgttaAGCATTTAAAAAAGCTTTATGTGTCCAGTAGATTAATGCTTTGCTCCAGGATCACAATAGACCAGTGTTCCCAGGCTGCTGGATCAGCTCCAGCACGAAGCATCATGGCTGAGCTGCAACATGCATTGTTCGATTCATCCCGGCGACAATCAGACACCATGCGAACAAAAACACAGCgttttcagagagagagagagagagagagagagagcacggtGCCCAGGGGGTAGGGGTAGGGGGGGGGAAATCTATGCCCACTTACGAGCGCTGCGTTCGGCCACGATCACCAGCCCGGACACGCCGAGCAGCACCGCCTGGCACCACGCAACCCAGCAGCCGCTCCTCCGGGCCGAGGCCGGCATCCTGCGGGCCAGCGACCCGACCGCATGCATCATGATCCGGACCCGCGGGAGGGAGAGGCCGCCGCCGCTGACATGATCCCGGGCTTCTCCCCCTCTCAGCCCGGACTCACCCTCCGTCTCCTCCCGCTGCCTGCCCTCCGTCCAGCACGCGTGACGTCAGCGCGGCGTGTTAAAGGGGCATCGCTTCCGTGACGAGAGGCTCACCTGGAGCGAAATGATCATCATAATGATATTCATAATAAGGTTATTATACTATtcatagtaataataataataataactacaCCTGGACATCACTCAtagtttattataaaaaatacaataataaatgataacaacaacaacattagtaataacaatgataataatcaataataattcaaaaaaatactaaattagGCTCACAATTCAGTCCTATAAATATTCAAGATCCATTGATTGataatttattataaaaaacaacaacaacattagtaataacaacaatgataataataataataataataataataataataataataataataataataataataataataataataataataataataataataataataataatgactccACCTGGACATCAACTCAtagtttattataaaaaatacaatcataaatgataacaacaacattagtaataacaacaatgataataataataataataataatgactccACCTGGACATCAACTCACTGTTTATTATaagaaacacaataataaataataacaacaacattagtaataacaatgataataatcaataataattcaaaaaaaaaattctaaattaGGCTCACAATTCAGTCCTATAAATATTCAAGATCCATTGAttgataatattttaaaaagcccAGTCtcgcaatattaaagaaagtgaaaatgattGGATCTGCCTGTTTACCCGGATCTTAAATTTGAATTTGTCCTTCCTGACCCATGCTGCATCCTAACACTAAGTTTCGTGTAAATCCGTTGAGTTGTTCTGGTaaaatcttgctcacaaacaaacaaacagtaaaatacataaacTCATTGGCAGAGGTAATGATGGAGGTGATGCTGGATACTACTTCCTCCTgaagagaggtcagaggtcagggtatTTTTCTTGATATCCTTTGGGACATTATCTTCCGTTGTTTTCCTTCTTGTAAGGAAGTGAAAGAGTCACGTCCAGAGCAGCTGATGGTCACTGACCCGACCTGGAGATTCATGTTCTGCATGTTACACAGAGACCCAACAGCGATGATACAGTGCAACACAAAGTCAGTCTAATTCAGTTAGTTTTTGTATATTATCAAGTCATTGTCAAATTCATTCCTTTACGGTTTGTGCTCTCATTCTGAGAAGAGCTAATGGGAAGTCTTCTAACATCTGTGCTTCTATAACTCAGAATAAACCGTGGAGTCATGCGTCGTTGTTCTATTTTCAGTCATCTGATTAATACTGAAACTAAATACAGAATAAGTGTGAGAAAGTTCGCAGCTTGATCTTATTGACAGTGAATGTAACTGTGTCATGCAGGTTGTTGAGTGGGTTTTTTTCCAGGGTGAAGGGTCTGACACTGGCGTGGAGTATTCCAAAGCTCATAACAGGATGTTTACCTACGTCACCAGCACTTACACAAAGGAGAGCACATATAccctacacacaaacatctcaggttTCACCTCGTCAATGCTGCATAGTCATGCCTCTCCTGTAATTGTGGCTTTAATTGGTAGACGTATATAGGCGCACATACGCAAACGGAAACACTCACACAATGAaaccacaaattaaaaacaagttttctTTATGTATGATCATGTgttatacaaaaaacaaattacagaAAGTGGCACAAATCTGTCTTTTTATACATCTTAGATTCATAGTAGTAACAGAATAAATTAGGGAAGGAGTGTACATTAAATCTATAAAGTCACAGGGTAAAAGGCCATAAAGTTTTGATTCTTCACGTGCTACAGTTTCTGTAGAGTATCGGCCTGGGACTCCATGATTGAGATAAGGCTTTACTTCAAATAGGGCAGTAACAGACAGCTGCTGAGTTGACCTGTAAGGATTATATGGCTGGATTAGCAAGGCAGTCTCAGGGCTCTGATATGCAGCTTGACTCCAGCTTGATGCTGGATGGATGCAGAGGTAAATGGTTCCCATGATGCATCTGCACTCCAGAAAACTCCTCCGCTGATTGGCAGAGGCTCAGCTCAGTCTCCCCTCTCACGTCCCCCTGGTGGCCCGAGGTGCAAGTCTTCATCTTCTGTATTAGATCAATAACATTCCCCTTGTCCATCTTGGCCTCTGTGGCCATGGCCTCCAGCTGGTCCGCCGCCTCGCTCAGGTCGAACCTCTGGATCTCGGCGTTGACGCGGTGCAGCTCCTCCGGCGAGTGTCTGTGGGAGGccaagggagagagggagcagaaaCCCTGCAGGTGCACCTGGAGGCTGCAGTAGTGGAGATAGGCGCAGGGGCAGTGGGGACAGCGGTGGGGTCGCTCCCCGGTGTGAAGGCGTTTGTGGAGCTTGAGGTGGACGTACTGAGTGAAGCGGGCCGGGCAGAGTTTGCACTGGTAAGGCCTCTCACCCGAGTGCAGCCGTTGGTGGGTCTTCAAGTTACTCGTGCTACTGAATCTTTTATGGCACACCtataaggaaaaataaaaagaagaagatgaattTTCAAAAATCTTTTCGATTATCTTGTCTTAGTCAAAGTTACTGCTTCTTGTCTTGATAACTTATTTTTACACTTCAATCCTTGAATGTTAATCAGAGATGCTTCAGATATTTGTACAGAGCCAGGCCTGTTGTTTCTCCCTGTTTCTGCTTAGCGAAGATAACTAAATAACTACATCAACCACTCATCTAGAAAGCAAACAAGCATGTGTCGCACAACGTGTCTTTAACAATCGTAACCACACCTTGCATTCATGTGGTTTCTCCCCTGTGTGAACCAGGTAGTGTTTCTGCAGGTGGGCCAGCTGAGTGAAAGTCTTGTTGCAGGTCTGACACCCGAAGGGACGCTCCCCGCTGTGAACTCGCAGATGAACCTGAAGACACAACGTCAGAGGTGAGTATTCACGTATTTATTGTGTTAACGAGAGAAACTCAGGTGTTTTTACAAGACGACTTTAACATAACGAGGAGAAACAAACCTTGAGGTTGGACAGCTGCCCAAAGATCTTTCCGCAAACGTTGCACTCATACCGGATCTTCCCGTTCTGCCTGGTGAGAGGGTACGACAGAGTCTTGTAGCCGATGATCTGCCCTCCTCGTCTGGTCTTCCGGAGGTCGATCGGGACCTCTGCGTTGCCCTGAGAAGCCGAGGTGGGTCTGGAAGGGAGGCAGTCTGAGGAGGCCGCCATGCCCACCAGCGGTGAGCATCCTCCGGGTGCAAGGGAGGGCAATGCTCCGCGGAGAGAGGTGACCATGGATGAGGCCCCGGATGTGGTGGGCACAGTGAGGTCGTCTGAGGGGGTCCTGAGGTAGCTGGATGTAAggtccttgttgttgttgtgttcactggTCTGTGAAAGAATGAGGTCTCGTTTGGCGGATTGTGCAAGTGACAAGTCTTTGTGTCTGTTGGCTAGAGGACGCAGGAGGTGTGCATAGCTGTCGAAAGGTAGTAGATGAGATGAGAGCGTTGCGTGTGGTTTCAGTCGATCACTGCAGAAAGAGTACGGATGAGGTAGAATGCCGTTCGGGCCGAGGGAATAGTGAGGCAGATAATAGGGAGCGTGCCTCAGAGCGGGGTCCGGCACGGTGGGCTCGTGGTAAGGTTTGGCTGCAGCGTGGCCTTGACTGTGCTGAAAGCTCAAGTGCACCATGGAGGGGACAGGGCGACTCAGAGCTGGACGTTTGGCAGCGGCCGGGCTGCAGGTCGGCAGGGGCGGCAGAGGCGCGTATCGGTGCCCGTGGATGGATTCTGAGGTGGTCGGGATTGGGTAGACAACTCGAGGACACAAGGGAAAAACTGCCGAGCGGTTTGGCGGAGACAGAGCACTCTCCAGACGTCTGGGACAGGAAGTCAGGGACCTGGAGGGCTCGTCTCGGAGGATTTCCGAAACGCTGTGTCCTCGTTTCGCCGTCGTCTTCTCCTGCGCCCGTCTCTGTTCTgtgagacaaacaaacaatgcgGGATTGAAGTTAGACACGGGTGACATCTTGTTTTTAGATCAGACACAACAGTATCGTCATTCAACCGAGGGACACATTTGTCCGTGACACTAACGTCATCGTGCGGACGTGCCACTTTTGAAGTCACCCGGAgtttttttatctttcaaaAGGTCCCTTATGTAGTCCGACCAGTTTCTTTATACTATAAAGATGAGAagataaacatgtgtgtttcttatcaggtgtgtgtcagtgtctgtctACCAGACATCTCCCAAGCAGCTATGAAACTGGACCCCGGAGTGGGAACAATGGGTGTTTGATCGGGCTGCAGATAGCACGGAGGGCAGTCGGTTATAAGAGTATATTCTATCTCAAGTGGGGGAAAGATGTAGGATGAGAAGCAACGTCTCGTGTTCCAGCCCCAACACATCAACTAAACTAAAAGTacgattttttttcctcttaattGTAAGCACAGGTCACATTTTTACAACCTGAGGATCCAACTCTAAAGTTTCAAACGTGCAGAACTTTCCACTTTATACCCAGGAAGTCCCGCGGAGAGATTTACGGAGAGAATGGAGCAGACAAAAGGACGCGAGCTGACAAGCTGACATGTACATTTCCCCTCCTCATGGACGGAATTAACAGCagcccattcaaacacacagagcgGCTCCCTTATCTCTCCCGTGTGCTCCCCTGCCTtaccctcccccccacccacccaccctctcCTGAGAGGCCGGCTCTCGgcaaacaaacagcacaaactCGGTGAGATATCAATCTGTCAGCGGGTTGCCTTGTCAGGAAGTTCAAGTAGTCACTGGAGCGCTTCCgacctctcttcctccttaaGAGCCAAATAAATAAGGGGTCTTGTGCCAGTATGCTGTCAGCACCTCAGGCAGcctcttgtgagtgtgtgtgtgtgtgtgagtgtgtatttttGCGTCGTGTGGCCTCTCTGCTAACTCCtgcactttttttgtgaatgaaagccaaatgcttttttttttttgtgaatgggCCGGCAGCTGTGTTTCCATGCGGCgtcaaagaaaaagagaaactgaaacatTGTCCTGAAATTGATCTCATCTTACTCAGGTACTGAGGCTCCACCTGGAGACAGGTCCTCTCTGTTTTCGAGACCCTACTCTTCTCCTTTGTGTCCGGCTTCAACAAAAGGGGCCGTGGGTGGgacttgaataactttttaaacCCCCCCACACAAAGAGAGTGTCAGTCGGCCGGCGCTTTGATCGGGTGCCTCACTCCACGGTGACAATACGCGCCAGATATGACTCAAAGCGTGGGCACGGGGATGGTTTCTGTGAGACTGACACCTTCCCTGATACTACCGCTGCATTGTTAGATCCCGGGGTTGCCTCAGCACAGGGGGGGTCTGGACCAGCTCTTGATTTAAGGGGTCAGGGTAAGTTGGCAGCGAGGAGACCCAGCTAGCTTCTTCTGGCTCCTATCCTGCTCCCACTGATAAAGCACCAGAGTAAAACCAGCTCTCCTCTTATAGGTGAACGTCTAGAAGTTAGCAAACGAGCCATGGAAAAGTCGGCCTCTGTTCTTGCAGAAGAAGCTGTGACAAGGGAGCCGATGGGCGGGGACGGGACGTATCAGTTGCATTTCTTCAAAGCCTCCTCTTGCGAGTTTTtcccaggattaccaaccctagcttttgAAGTAGACTCACCATTGTTGTCCATGGGCAGCTGGCCCAGGGGAGGGTAGTTGCAGCGCTGGGCAAACTCCGGGCAGTACcacaccagcagctcctggcCCTGCTGAAGAGGTTTGATGGTGTAGAAGTAGATGTCCAAACCGCTCTGGCACGCCACCAGGTTCTGCTCCTGTGCGCTGCAGGCCGGGTTGACGTAGCGCATCCAGTTGCTGCGCTCCTCGTTCAGGCCGTCCAGGATGTGGTGCAAGCGCCCCTCCGAGAACACCTGCGGAGCGAGGGAACAGAGATAACGAGGTGAGAGATGATTCAGTCGACAACGAGGAATCGGCGGTGTGGCGTGCATTGAGTAAACCATGATGTCACGGGTTTCCTGAGACCTTGATGGGAAGCCCTGTGTCTCCTTTCAGCCGAA is part of the Limanda limanda chromosome 18, fLimLim1.1, whole genome shotgun sequence genome and encodes:
- the LOC133024605 gene encoding PR domain zinc finger protein 1-like — encoded protein: MCGSSQGFTASSSSSAQCTTAMLTPERSLQSAGVSATAMPETQDVDMTSWSEADFEEKCTYMVKDQPLEQASSDHGRTRAERSLPRNLALKRGHNSAEVLGVSGKELIPKGTRFGPLVGESYTSDILLTGADRKYFWRVFSEGRLHHILDGLNEERSNWMRYVNPACSAQEQNLVACQSGLDIYFYTIKPLQQGQELLVWYCPEFAQRCNYPPLGQLPMDNNEQRRAQEKTTAKRGHSVSEILRDEPSRSLTSCPRRLESALSPPNRSAVFPLCPRVVYPIPTTSESIHGHRYAPLPPLPTCSPAAAKRPALSRPVPSMVHLSFQHSQGHAAAKPYHEPTVPDPALRHAPYYLPHYSLGPNGILPHPYSFCSDRLKPHATLSSHLLPFDSYAHLLRPLANRHKDLSLAQSAKRDLILSQTSEHNNNKDLTSSYLRTPSDDLTVPTTSGASSMVTSLRGALPSLAPGGCSPLVGMAASSDCLPSRPTSASQGNAEVPIDLRKTRRGGQIIGYKTLSYPLTRQNGKIRYECNVCGKIFGQLSNLKVHLRVHSGERPFGCQTCNKTFTQLAHLQKHYLVHTGEKPHECKVCHKRFSSTSNLKTHQRLHSGERPYQCKLCPARFTQYVHLKLHKRLHTGERPHRCPHCPCAYLHYCSLQVHLQGFCSLSPLASHRHSPEELHRVNAEIQRFDLSEAADQLEAMATEAKMDKGNVIDLIQKMKTCTSGHQGDVRGETELSLCQSAEEFSGVQMHHGNHLPLHPSSIKLESSCISEP